One part of the Phoenix dactylifera cultivar Barhee BC4 chromosome 4, palm_55x_up_171113_PBpolish2nd_filt_p, whole genome shotgun sequence genome encodes these proteins:
- the LOC103722070 gene encoding chromatin modification-related protein MEAF6-like yields MVMESEGQRTASSPASMLSALMGKKEKLQEELRNIEKQVYDLETSYLQDSNQCGNVLKGFEGFLSSSKSAINLKRSRKFQPDDRIFSSSSVTSPAVEEHIVGRDDGRADYGAGRLKGGYTPANGQGKPKKGGRIALREGKRIRPSNEDIEDEDDPDVR; encoded by the exons ATGGTAATGGAGTCGGAAG GGCAAAGGACGGCTTCGAGTCCCGCGTCCATGCTCTCGGCCCTTATGGGCAAGAAAGAGAAACTTCAAGAAGAGCTCCGCAACATCGAGAAGCAG GTCTATGACTTGGAGACTAGCTATTTACAAGATTCAAATCAGTGCGGAAATGTGCTGAAAGGTTTTGAAGGATTTCTATCATCATCAAAGAGCGCCATTAA CTTAAAACGCTCAAGGAAGTTTCAGCCAGATGATAGGATATTCTCCTCATCGTCAGTTACTTCACCTGCT GTTGAAGAACATATAGTTGGACGTGATG ATGGAAGGGCTGATTATGGTGCAGGCCGATTAAAGGGCGGGTACACTCCTGCTAATGGACA AGGAAAaccgaagaagggaggaagaattGCActgagagaaggaaagagaatccGGCCATCAAATGAAGATATTGAGGATGAAGATGATCCTGATGTAAGATAA
- the LOC103722071 gene encoding late embryogenesis abundant protein D-29-like: MATRGRKESSYASSLLWLAGIFLLLWGPRPASADGSAMEEAKETTESWANWVQDKVTEGLGLRHENARMAAEQIKDAAGNAANKISSAASDTAKYATGTAEEIKDAAMKNQGGKGGSSAQVEDSQLNAILMAQAAKAGGKSHMPEEKLMAILRAESPIPNEKLMAMLKATPLTEEKLRAILKAGGPNSKPEEAKVNAMLKAEAAKAKIKDGANMAANKAEKAYEGAKEKVKETYDTAKDTVTESAKANYEAAKEKASQATGDLGATMQQKTAGEL, translated from the exons atggcGACGAGGGGAAGAAAGGAATCGAGTTATGCTTCGAGTTTGCTCTGGCTAGCGGGGATTTTCCTCCTGCTATGGGGGCCGAGGCCGGCGTCGGCCGACGGTTCAGCCATGGAGGAAGCCAAGGAGACGACTGAGTCCTGGGCCAACTGGGTCCAGGACAAAGTAACCGA GGGGCTCGGGCTGAGGCACGAGAACGCGAGGATGGCGGCTGAGCAGATAAAGGATGCTGCGGGAAATGCTGCCAACAAGATATCCAGCGCTGCATCCG ACACTGCCAAGTACGCAACTGGGACAGCGGAGGAGATCAAAGATGCCGCGATGAAGAACCAAGGTGGCAAGGGTGGCAGCTCAGCTCAGGTTGAAGACTCGCAGCTGAACGCAATATTGATGGCACAGGCTGCCAAAGCGGGTGGCAAGTCTCACATGCCAGAAGAGAAGCTTATGGCAATACTGAGGGCAGAGTCTCCCATACCAAATGAGAAGCTTATGGCAATGTTGAAGGCAACTCCCCTGACAGAGGAGAAGCTTAGGGCaatcttgaaggcaggaggtcCGAACTCGAAGCCCGAAGAGGCAAAAGTAAATGCAATGCTGAAGGCAGAGGCTGCCAAAGCTAAGATTAAAGATGGAGCAAACATGGCTGCCAACAAGGCCGAGAAGGCCTACGAGGGAGCAAAGGAGAAGGTCAAGGAGACTTATGACACCGCGAAGGACACCGTGACAGAGTCTGCCAAGGCAAACTATGAGGCCGCCAAGGAGAAGGCATCCCAAGCCACAGGTGATCTGGGGGCCACGATGCAGCAGAAGACGGCGGGTGAGCTATAA